From Carassius auratus strain Wakin chromosome 1, ASM336829v1, whole genome shotgun sequence, the proteins below share one genomic window:
- the LOC113091842 gene encoding RNA demethylase ALKBH5, with protein MAGFTDLREKLKSMTPHRDKVFEYSDGEKRKYHDSDDDESEHEERRDAEASKVKSSIKQANIFTQEECARIEAKIDEVVAKGDKGLYREHTVDRAPLRNKYFFGEGYTYGSQLEKRGPGQERLYSEGEVDEIPDWVHELVIDRLVTNGVIPEGFVNSAVINDYQPGGCIVSHVDPIHIFERPIVSVSFFSDSALCFGCKFQFKPIRVSEPVLYLPVGRGSVTVLSGYAADDITHCIRPQDIKERRAVIILRKTRPDAPRLNTSSLSPSIHSSERRHILKAKRSHRKADPDAAHRPRILEMDKELQRRSLSSRKRRHGDSSSENSWRRADERELGSRYTDDHATTRRVKMRRH; from the exons ATGGCCGGTTTTACAGATCTGCGGGAGAAGCTGAAGTCGATGACACCGCACAGGGACAAAGTTTTCGAGTACAGCGACGGGGAGAAGCGCAAGTACCACGACTCGGATGACGACGAGAGCGAGCACGAGGAGCGGCGGGACGCAGAGGCGAGCAAAGTTAAAAGTAGCATTAAGCAAGCGAATATCTTCACGCAGGAGGAGTGCGCGCGCATTGAGGCGAAGATAGACGAAGTGGTTGCCAAGGGAGACAAGGGGCTCTACCGGGAGCACACGGTAGACCGGGCGCCTCTGAGAAACAAGTACTTTTTCGGTGAGGGCTACACGTACGGCTCGCAGCTTGAAAAGCGCGGGCCCGGGCAGGAACGGCTGTACTCCGAAGGCGAGGTGGACGAGATCCCGGACTGGGTGCACGAACTGGTCATCGATCGCCTCGTGACGAATGGCGTTATACCGGAGGGCTTTGTTAATAGCGCCGTGATCAATGACTACCAGCCCGGGGGCTGCATCGTGTCCCACGTGGACCCCATTCATATCTTTGAGCGACCGATAGTGTCCGTGTCGTTCTTCAGCGACAGCGCGCTCTGTTTCGGATGCAAGTTCCAGTTCAAGCCCATCCGCGTGTCCGAGCCCGTGCTCTACCTGCCCGTGGGGCGCGGCAGCGTCACCGTCCTCAG TGGCTATGCAGCTGATGACATCACACACTGCATCCGCCCACAGGACATTAAGGAGAGGAGAGCCGTCATCATTCTGAGAAA AACGAGGCCGGATGCCCCTCGCTTGAACACCAGTTCACTGAGCCCGTCCATCCACTCTTCTGAGAGAAGACACATACTCAAAGCCAAACGCTCACACCGAAAGGCCGACCCAGATGCTGCACACAG GCCTCGTATTTTAGAGATGGACAAAGAGTTACAGAGGCGTTCCCTCTCCTCCCGAAAGAGACGTCATGGTGACAGCAGTTCAGAGAACTCATGGAGGAGAGCTGACGAGAGAGAGCTGGGCTCACGCTACACAGATGATCATGCGACCACACGACGAGTCAAGATGAGACGTCACTGA
- the LOC113092158 gene encoding mitochondrial dynamics protein MID51-like, whose translation MYYSGKRRGEDGIAAVIDFLLSNARLVLGVSGAAVLGIATLAVKRLIERAGRPPDEKPDKMTDSWEELSLVSASPKLLHKSIEGVVMKRIDTATQKAELSQAIPLPSPEPQCCDADPPQRRKHMDLCVMTFVDRLQQYYRTRVCLSAEEVSVAQQRALDIATEIKAFLHYKHPDMPLGDMTLAGSLIDNLQVVKADHACLIVPLQLESSLWTPIAGEDTFLGHPKFCMVRRENLEYFPRGRSYWDRHLLAGYLSSRLVSEQLGKTVMESMNWPLLTGTLECEVRPVLGSPELKLEIKGLSQSSYESGERFYITVLPTVRLGEMTLMAQREITGSFDYVWYQSLYTSETARLAELDKADSGVRRKCLKTLKAVCCNCTSLRKLNASHLRNVILHMSENEADWTESVFADRFLQAITELIGYLETGILPSYFKPNLNLFQGLNEDDIDEMGYMLYSAITEPEILLI comes from the exons ATGTATTATTCTGGTAAAAGGCGAGGAGAAGATGGGATTGCTGCTGTCATTGACTTCCTGTTGTCCAATGCCCGGCTGGTGCTGGGGGTCAGCGGAGCTGCGGTGCTGGGCATTGCCACATTAGCTGTGAAACGg CTGATAGAACGTGCTGGTAGGCCTCCTGATGAGAAGCCTGACAAGATGACGGACAGCTGGGAGGAGTTAAGTTTGGTTAGTGCCTCCCCCAAACTGCTGCACAAGAGTATAGAAGGAGTGGTCATGAAACGGATTGATACCGCAACACAGAAAG CGGAGCTGTCCCAAGCCATTCCCCTGCCCTCACCTGAGCCCCAGTGCTGTGACGCTGACCCACCTCAGCGACGGAAACACATGGATCTGTGTGTGATGACGTTTGTGGACCGTCTGCAGCAGTACTACAGAACACGTGTTTGTCTGTCAGCAGAGGAGGTGTCTGTCGCACAGCAGAGAGCGTTAGATATAGCCACAGAGATCAAGGCCTTCCTGCACTACAAACACCCAGATATGCCACTGGGAGACATGACGCTGGCGGGATCATTGATCGACAACCTGCAAGTGGTTAAAGCCGACCATGCTTGCTTGATCGTGCCCCTACAG TTGGAGTCCAGTCTGTGGACACCTATTGCGGGAGAGGACACATTTTTGGGTCACCCTAAATTCTGCATGGTGCGCCGTGAAAACCTTGAGTACTTCCCAAGGGGGCGGAGCTACTGGGATCGACATTTGCTGGCTGGATACTTGTCATCGCGGCTTGTTTCTGAGCAACTAGGCAAGACAGTGATGGAATCAATGAACTGGCCATTGTTGACCGGAACCCTGGAGTGCGAGGTGCGACCGGTGCTTGGGTCTCCTGAGCTCAAACTGGAAATTAAAGGGTTAAGTCAAAGCAGTTATGAGAGTGGAGAACGCTTCTATATAACAGTGTTGCCAACAGTGCGCCTTGGTGAGATGACGCTTATGGCACAACGAGAGATCACTGGGTCATTCGACTACGTCTGGTACCAGAGCCTATACACTAGCGAAACAGCCAGACTAGCAGAGCTTGACAAAGCAGACTCGGGGGTCAGAAGGAAGTGCCTGAAAACACTAAAGGCGGTGTGCTGCAACTGTACTTCACTGCGCAAGCTCAACGCTAGCCATCTTCGCAATGTCATCCTACACATGAGTGAAAATGAAGCAGATTGGACGGAATCAGTGTTCGCTGACAGGTTCCTTCAGGCGATCACTGAGCTAATCGGATATTTGGAAACTGGAATCTTGCCTAGTTACTTCAAACCTAATTTGAATCTGTTTCAGGGTTTGAATGAGGACGACATTGATGAGATGGGCTATATGCTGTACTCTGCTATAACTGAACCTGAGATTCTACTGATCTGA
- the LOC113091916 gene encoding uncharacterized protein LOC113091916 isoform X3, translated as MTEHDIPIIILSDDDNDEDDKGDILMTHNDSSVLIVENERNKADESEHLEELDEDLAITYSQAATVLPHARYDCTLGFCRAEQDLSGPLEDNEMHCDQCFCYICDKLASVCEFWTIPGICHCNAHKHSVYWKALRNKSLIGFLHELNFTFDPLDMDSDLRHAETSLQKFAGSLAKKYATFLLGFENSSKSPSCPCTCHRNINRITHCKPIGRKGCYKRHLKLQEYDYTVVSQHIKMFLNEAVKENPKACVVMLLGAIKLFVTHTTPGFMIKVWTLLVVFDFSSSFIKHLESFYQKLPLPSNCTLPKSLSVLPWDDSLLSAVMEGQNITGESQGKGRRHKVLCEPVVVIQARVSKLQQQNKNRELARYLKVVKSINNTTMQRMKDLVPLCMCKDGDYTGAVSHIFSPMPGAMCLASRLTPQQFRAYLRILTSGHAPDVAQELDSANGHMIPPDPLLSTQWRPIKGSNPFNMMEVLKFALRVLDCNRIVFADSETWVYLLSVVSSSITTPDGIPVGAFYAEPDVSYQTETRDAASAILKELTTTSCIQIPKTFESGYPDQGRLLLATQALVVRIFHSQLRPILNVIMSFRFNLWALRWFFYSLLVRPEVLHYLLCGLLEELSDERYQLLQRKWTETEHSLVAYFLFMYFWENSVVLDLNTYPTNSLLATWNESQNPWQLSLKLYLECNEAKLTPEKRKILYLIQQQDKMGLTSI; from the exons AT GACGGAGCACGACATACCTATAATCATTTTGAGCGATGACGACAACGACGAAGACGACAAAGGTGACATCTTGATGACCCACAATGATTCCTCTGTGCTGATCGTTGAAAATGAAAGGAACAAAGCAG ATGAATCAGAACATCTCGAGGAGTTGGATGAAGACTTGGCCATCACATACTCCCAAGCTGCAACAGTGCTTCCACACGCAAGATACGACTGCACCCTGGGATTCTG tcGAGCAGAGCAGGACCTTTCAGGACCTCTAGAAGATAATGAAATGCACTGCGATCAGTGTTTCTGCTATATCTGTGACAAACTGGCATCCGTG tgtgaGTTTTGGACCATCCCTGGGATTTGCCACTGTAATGCCCATAAGCACAGTGTCTACTGGAAGGCCCTCCGTAATAAGAGTCTGATAGGATTTCTGCATGAGCTGAACTTCACCTTTGACCCACTGGACATGGATTCAGACCTACGACATGCAG AAACTTCACTGCAGAAATTTGCTGGAAGTTTAGCAAAGAAGTATGCTACTTTTTTGTTGGGCTTTGAGAATTCCAGCAAATCCCCAAGCTGTCCGTGCACCTGTCATCGCAACATTAACAGAATTACACATTGTAAACCCATTGGACGTAAAGGATGTTATAAACGTCACTTAAAGCTTCAGGAGTATGA TTACACTGTTGTGAGTCAACatatcaaaatgtttttgaatgaagcaGTGAAAGAGAATCCAAAGGCTTGTGTTGTGATGCTATTAGGGGCTATTAAGCTCTTTGTCACCCACACGACTCCTGG ATTTATGATCAAGGTGTGGACGCTTTTAGTTGTCTTTGATTTTTCCAGCTCTTTTATAAAGCACTTGGAGTCCTTCTACCAGAAGCTCCCTCTGCCTTCAAACTGCACATTACCAAAAAG TCTGAGTGTGCTACCTTGGGATGATTCCTTGCTCTCTGCTGTGATGGAAGGTCAAAACATCACCGGAGAGAGTCAGGGCAAAGGTCGGAGGCATAAAGTCTTGTGTGAACCTGTGGTCGTGATTCAAGCGAGAGTCAGTAAACTTCAACAGCAAAACAA GAACCGTGAGCTGGCTCGCTATCTCAAAGTTGTCAAAAGCATCAATAATACCAC GATGCAGAGAATGAAAGATTTGGTTCCCCTCTGCATGTGTAAG GATGGTGACTACACTGGTGCAGTGTCCCATATTTTCTCACCGATGCCCGGTGCCATGTGCCTCGCCTCCCGTCTCACACCTCAACAGTTCAGAGCTTATCTCCGAATTCTCACGTCAGGCCACGCCCCTGATGTAGCACAAGAACTTGATTCAGCAAATGGCCATATGATCCCACCGGATCCTTTACTGAGCACTCAGTGGAGACCCATCAAAG GTTCAAATCCGTTCAATATGATGGAGGTACTGAAGTTTGCACTGAGGGTTCTGGACTGTAACCGCATTGTTTTTGCTGAT TCAGAAACATGGGTTTATCTGCTCAGCGTGGTCAGTTCCAGTATTACTACTCCAGATGGTATTCCTGTTGGAGCCTTCTATGCTGAGCCTGACGTCTCCTATCAAACG GAGACCAGAGACGCTGCCAGTGCAATTCTTAAGGAGCTGACGACAACTTCCTGTATACAGATCCCCAAAACCTTTGAGAGT GGTTATCCTGACCAGGGTAGACTGCTGTTGGCCACTCAGGCTTTGGTGGTGCGCATTTTCCACTCACAGCTTAGGCCCATCCTCAACGTCATCATGTCTTTCAGG TTCAACCTCTGGGCGCTCCGCTGGTTCTTCTACAGTCTACTGGTGAGGCCAGAAGTGCTGCACTACCTCCTTTGCGGTCTTCTGGAGGAACTATCTGATGAGCGATACCAACTCCTACAGAG AAAATGGACTGAAACCGAACATTCCCTGGTTGCATACTTTCTCTTCATGTACTTCTGGGAAAACAGTGTGGTCCTGGACCTGAACACCTATCCCACCAATAGCCTGCTTGCCACTTGGAATGA ATCACAAAACCCTTGGCAATTAAGCTTGAAACTGTATCTTGAGTGCAAT GAGGCCAAACTTACTCCAGAAAAACGTAAAATCCTGTATCTAATCCAGCAGCAAGACAAAATGGGTCTGACTAGCATCTGA
- the LOC113091916 gene encoding uncharacterized protein LOC113091916 isoform X2, whose translation MTEHDIPIIILSDDDNDEDDKGDILMTHNDSSVLIVENERNKADESEHLEELDEDLAITYSQAATVLPHARYDCTLGFCRAEQDLSGPLEDNEMHCDQCFCYICDKLASVCEFWTIPGICHCNAHKHSVYWKALRNKSLIGFLHELNFTFDPLDMDSDLRHAETSLQKFAGSLAKKYATFLLGFENSSKSPSCPCTCHRNINRITHCKPIGRKGCYKRHLKLQEYDYTVVSQHIKMFLNEAVKENPKACVVMLLGAIKLFVTHTTPGNIHATDTVSETVSMLLWSSFIKHLESFYQKLPLPSNCTLPKSLSVLPWDDSLLSAVMEGQNITGESQGKGRRHKVLCEPVVVIQARVSKLQQQNKNRELARYLKVVKSINNTTMQRMKDLVPLCMCKDGDYTGAVSHIFSPMPGAMCLASRLTPQQFRAYLRILTSGHAPDVAQELDSANGHMIPPDPLLSTQWRPIKGSNPFNMMEVLKFALRVLDCNRIVFADSETWVYLLSVVSSSITTPDGIPVGAFYAEPDVSYQTETRDAASAILKELTTTSCIQIPKTFESGYPDQGRLLLATQALVVRIFHSQLRPILNVIMSFRFNLWALRWFFYSLLVRPEVLHYLLCGLLEELSDERYQLLQRKWTETEHSLVAYFLFMYFWENSVVLDLNTYPTNSLLATWNESQNPWQLSLKLYLECNEAKLTPEKRKILYLIQQQDKMGLTSI comes from the exons AT GACGGAGCACGACATACCTATAATCATTTTGAGCGATGACGACAACGACGAAGACGACAAAGGTGACATCTTGATGACCCACAATGATTCCTCTGTGCTGATCGTTGAAAATGAAAGGAACAAAGCAG ATGAATCAGAACATCTCGAGGAGTTGGATGAAGACTTGGCCATCACATACTCCCAAGCTGCAACAGTGCTTCCACACGCAAGATACGACTGCACCCTGGGATTCTG tcGAGCAGAGCAGGACCTTTCAGGACCTCTAGAAGATAATGAAATGCACTGCGATCAGTGTTTCTGCTATATCTGTGACAAACTGGCATCCGTG tgtgaGTTTTGGACCATCCCTGGGATTTGCCACTGTAATGCCCATAAGCACAGTGTCTACTGGAAGGCCCTCCGTAATAAGAGTCTGATAGGATTTCTGCATGAGCTGAACTTCACCTTTGACCCACTGGACATGGATTCAGACCTACGACATGCAG AAACTTCACTGCAGAAATTTGCTGGAAGTTTAGCAAAGAAGTATGCTACTTTTTTGTTGGGCTTTGAGAATTCCAGCAAATCCCCAAGCTGTCCGTGCACCTGTCATCGCAACATTAACAGAATTACACATTGTAAACCCATTGGACGTAAAGGATGTTATAAACGTCACTTAAAGCTTCAGGAGTATGA TTACACTGTTGTGAGTCAACatatcaaaatgtttttgaatgaagcaGTGAAAGAGAATCCAAAGGCTTGTGTTGTGATGCTATTAGGGGCTATTAAGCTCTTTGTCACCCACACGACTCCTGG AAATATACATGCTACTGACACTGTATCTGAAACTGTGTCAATGCTCCTGTGGAG CTCTTTTATAAAGCACTTGGAGTCCTTCTACCAGAAGCTCCCTCTGCCTTCAAACTGCACATTACCAAAAAG TCTGAGTGTGCTACCTTGGGATGATTCCTTGCTCTCTGCTGTGATGGAAGGTCAAAACATCACCGGAGAGAGTCAGGGCAAAGGTCGGAGGCATAAAGTCTTGTGTGAACCTGTGGTCGTGATTCAAGCGAGAGTCAGTAAACTTCAACAGCAAAACAA GAACCGTGAGCTGGCTCGCTATCTCAAAGTTGTCAAAAGCATCAATAATACCAC GATGCAGAGAATGAAAGATTTGGTTCCCCTCTGCATGTGTAAG GATGGTGACTACACTGGTGCAGTGTCCCATATTTTCTCACCGATGCCCGGTGCCATGTGCCTCGCCTCCCGTCTCACACCTCAACAGTTCAGAGCTTATCTCCGAATTCTCACGTCAGGCCACGCCCCTGATGTAGCACAAGAACTTGATTCAGCAAATGGCCATATGATCCCACCGGATCCTTTACTGAGCACTCAGTGGAGACCCATCAAAG GTTCAAATCCGTTCAATATGATGGAGGTACTGAAGTTTGCACTGAGGGTTCTGGACTGTAACCGCATTGTTTTTGCTGAT TCAGAAACATGGGTTTATCTGCTCAGCGTGGTCAGTTCCAGTATTACTACTCCAGATGGTATTCCTGTTGGAGCCTTCTATGCTGAGCCTGACGTCTCCTATCAAACG GAGACCAGAGACGCTGCCAGTGCAATTCTTAAGGAGCTGACGACAACTTCCTGTATACAGATCCCCAAAACCTTTGAGAGT GGTTATCCTGACCAGGGTAGACTGCTGTTGGCCACTCAGGCTTTGGTGGTGCGCATTTTCCACTCACAGCTTAGGCCCATCCTCAACGTCATCATGTCTTTCAGG TTCAACCTCTGGGCGCTCCGCTGGTTCTTCTACAGTCTACTGGTGAGGCCAGAAGTGCTGCACTACCTCCTTTGCGGTCTTCTGGAGGAACTATCTGATGAGCGATACCAACTCCTACAGAG AAAATGGACTGAAACCGAACATTCCCTGGTTGCATACTTTCTCTTCATGTACTTCTGGGAAAACAGTGTGGTCCTGGACCTGAACACCTATCCCACCAATAGCCTGCTTGCCACTTGGAATGA ATCACAAAACCCTTGGCAATTAAGCTTGAAACTGTATCTTGAGTGCAAT GAGGCCAAACTTACTCCAGAAAAACGTAAAATCCTGTATCTAATCCAGCAGCAAGACAAAATGGGTCTGACTAGCATCTGA
- the LOC113091916 gene encoding uncharacterized protein LOC113091916 isoform X1 encodes MTEHDIPIIILSDDDNDEDDKGDILMTHNDSSVLIVENERNKADESEHLEELDEDLAITYSQAATVLPHARYDCTLGFCRAEQDLSGPLEDNEMHCDQCFCYICDKLASVCEFWTIPGICHCNAHKHSVYWKALRNKSLIGFLHELNFTFDPLDMDSDLRHAETSLQKFAGSLAKKYATFLLGFENSSKSPSCPCTCHRNINRITHCKPIGRKGCYKRHLKLQEYDYTVVSQHIKMFLNEAVKENPKACVVMLLGAIKLFVTHTTPGNIHATDTVSETVSMLLWRFMIKVWTLLVVFDFSSSFIKHLESFYQKLPLPSNCTLPKSLSVLPWDDSLLSAVMEGQNITGESQGKGRRHKVLCEPVVVIQARVSKLQQQNKNRELARYLKVVKSINNTTMQRMKDLVPLCMCKDGDYTGAVSHIFSPMPGAMCLASRLTPQQFRAYLRILTSGHAPDVAQELDSANGHMIPPDPLLSTQWRPIKGSNPFNMMEVLKFALRVLDCNRIVFADSETWVYLLSVVSSSITTPDGIPVGAFYAEPDVSYQTETRDAASAILKELTTTSCIQIPKTFESGYPDQGRLLLATQALVVRIFHSQLRPILNVIMSFRFNLWALRWFFYSLLVRPEVLHYLLCGLLEELSDERYQLLQRKWTETEHSLVAYFLFMYFWENSVVLDLNTYPTNSLLATWNESQNPWQLSLKLYLECNEAKLTPEKRKILYLIQQQDKMGLTSI; translated from the exons AT GACGGAGCACGACATACCTATAATCATTTTGAGCGATGACGACAACGACGAAGACGACAAAGGTGACATCTTGATGACCCACAATGATTCCTCTGTGCTGATCGTTGAAAATGAAAGGAACAAAGCAG ATGAATCAGAACATCTCGAGGAGTTGGATGAAGACTTGGCCATCACATACTCCCAAGCTGCAACAGTGCTTCCACACGCAAGATACGACTGCACCCTGGGATTCTG tcGAGCAGAGCAGGACCTTTCAGGACCTCTAGAAGATAATGAAATGCACTGCGATCAGTGTTTCTGCTATATCTGTGACAAACTGGCATCCGTG tgtgaGTTTTGGACCATCCCTGGGATTTGCCACTGTAATGCCCATAAGCACAGTGTCTACTGGAAGGCCCTCCGTAATAAGAGTCTGATAGGATTTCTGCATGAGCTGAACTTCACCTTTGACCCACTGGACATGGATTCAGACCTACGACATGCAG AAACTTCACTGCAGAAATTTGCTGGAAGTTTAGCAAAGAAGTATGCTACTTTTTTGTTGGGCTTTGAGAATTCCAGCAAATCCCCAAGCTGTCCGTGCACCTGTCATCGCAACATTAACAGAATTACACATTGTAAACCCATTGGACGTAAAGGATGTTATAAACGTCACTTAAAGCTTCAGGAGTATGA TTACACTGTTGTGAGTCAACatatcaaaatgtttttgaatgaagcaGTGAAAGAGAATCCAAAGGCTTGTGTTGTGATGCTATTAGGGGCTATTAAGCTCTTTGTCACCCACACGACTCCTGG AAATATACATGCTACTGACACTGTATCTGAAACTGTGTCAATGCTCCTGTGGAG ATTTATGATCAAGGTGTGGACGCTTTTAGTTGTCTTTGATTTTTCCAGCTCTTTTATAAAGCACTTGGAGTCCTTCTACCAGAAGCTCCCTCTGCCTTCAAACTGCACATTACCAAAAAG TCTGAGTGTGCTACCTTGGGATGATTCCTTGCTCTCTGCTGTGATGGAAGGTCAAAACATCACCGGAGAGAGTCAGGGCAAAGGTCGGAGGCATAAAGTCTTGTGTGAACCTGTGGTCGTGATTCAAGCGAGAGTCAGTAAACTTCAACAGCAAAACAA GAACCGTGAGCTGGCTCGCTATCTCAAAGTTGTCAAAAGCATCAATAATACCAC GATGCAGAGAATGAAAGATTTGGTTCCCCTCTGCATGTGTAAG GATGGTGACTACACTGGTGCAGTGTCCCATATTTTCTCACCGATGCCCGGTGCCATGTGCCTCGCCTCCCGTCTCACACCTCAACAGTTCAGAGCTTATCTCCGAATTCTCACGTCAGGCCACGCCCCTGATGTAGCACAAGAACTTGATTCAGCAAATGGCCATATGATCCCACCGGATCCTTTACTGAGCACTCAGTGGAGACCCATCAAAG GTTCAAATCCGTTCAATATGATGGAGGTACTGAAGTTTGCACTGAGGGTTCTGGACTGTAACCGCATTGTTTTTGCTGAT TCAGAAACATGGGTTTATCTGCTCAGCGTGGTCAGTTCCAGTATTACTACTCCAGATGGTATTCCTGTTGGAGCCTTCTATGCTGAGCCTGACGTCTCCTATCAAACG GAGACCAGAGACGCTGCCAGTGCAATTCTTAAGGAGCTGACGACAACTTCCTGTATACAGATCCCCAAAACCTTTGAGAGT GGTTATCCTGACCAGGGTAGACTGCTGTTGGCCACTCAGGCTTTGGTGGTGCGCATTTTCCACTCACAGCTTAGGCCCATCCTCAACGTCATCATGTCTTTCAGG TTCAACCTCTGGGCGCTCCGCTGGTTCTTCTACAGTCTACTGGTGAGGCCAGAAGTGCTGCACTACCTCCTTTGCGGTCTTCTGGAGGAACTATCTGATGAGCGATACCAACTCCTACAGAG AAAATGGACTGAAACCGAACATTCCCTGGTTGCATACTTTCTCTTCATGTACTTCTGGGAAAACAGTGTGGTCCTGGACCTGAACACCTATCCCACCAATAGCCTGCTTGCCACTTGGAATGA ATCACAAAACCCTTGGCAATTAAGCTTGAAACTGTATCTTGAGTGCAAT GAGGCCAAACTTACTCCAGAAAAACGTAAAATCCTGTATCTAATCCAGCAGCAAGACAAAATGGGTCTGACTAGCATCTGA